The Stieleria maiorica genome includes the window CCGACTGGTCATCGGTCTGGTCGGGACACTCGGCGCGGGAAAGACCACGTTCACCCAATCGCTGGCCGCCGCGATGGGAGTCGATCCGGAAGACGTCACCAGTCCCACGTTCACCCTGCTTTGCAGCTACGACGCCACGATCCACACAGGACCGATTCGACTGCATCACCTCGATGCGTATCGGTTGGTCGACGAAGACGAGTTCCTGGAGTTGGGCGTCGAAGAACTGTTCGATGCCGACAACACTTGGGTGCTGATCGAATGGGCCGACCGCGTCGAATCGGTGCTGCCACCGGAAACGCTTTGGATTCACATCGACATCCCAGCCTCGGATGACCCCATCGCGCCACAGCGGCAGATCACGTTGACCACGCAAAACGACGCGCTGGCCGGCCCCCTGGCGGCACTCGCCGATGCGATGCCCAGCAAATAGTGTGGGATAGGACAAGTACGATGGCCGTTCCGGGCCGTCGTCCGCTGGACTCACCACGACGACCTAGAAAGGACGTCGTACAACGGCACAACGACCTGGAAAGGACGTCGTACAACGCACCGCGACGACTATGATCCCTGCGCCCCTTCGCAAGCAACTTACCGAACAGCGCGGTGTGCATCAGCTCACGCCGATGCCACCGGGACTGAGCGGCGCGCGGGTGTTTCGATGCGACGGAGACGAAACGCTGGTGCTGCGCTGTTGGCCGCAGGGGACTGCTCCGAACCGCGTCCACGAAATCCACTCAGTGATCGCAACCGTCGCATCGACGTTCCAATTGCTACCAAAGTACAAGCCGATCGATTCACGCGGATGGACGTACACCGTCGACGCGTCGGGTCTGATTTGGGAGCTGGCCACTTGGATGCCGGGGCGACCACTGACCGACGACGCGTCGCTGCAGTTGATCGGCCGTGGCACCCGCGCGATCGCCGACCTGCACCAAGCGCTCACACACGTGCCCAGCGGGGCTTTGCCCTCGCAATTTCGAACGGCCCCCGCGCTCGCCGAGCGGTTGCAGCGGATCGCCTGGCTGGACGAGCAGCTGCCGCGCACTCTGAGCGCGAATCTGGACGGCCGGGTTCACCCAAGTGTCGCCGCGGCGTTGGAGCGGGCCAGAGGCGTGTTGCAGCACAAATGGCCAGCCACCGCGACGCGATTGTCCGCGGCCCTGGCCCCGTTGGCTCGTCGCCGCTGGCCGCTGCAGTACGTTGTCCGGGACATCCACCGCGAACACGTGCTCTTTTCAGGAGGCGCAGTCAGCGGAATCATTGATTTTGACGCCTTGCGAATCGACACGGTCGCGGTCGATCTGGCCCGCTGGGCGGCCAGCTTCACCCACGCTTCCCGCACGTTGGAGGACGTGATCGACCGAGTTTTGGCGGATTACCGTGCCGCAACGCCATTTCCAAATCGGCCCGCTGGCAGCCAAGGCGACACCCCATCGGCCGCCCCCGGGTCAGTTGCCAAGCCGGATCGGATCGGCCAAGCTGACCGGATTCTGGGCCGGCCACTCGGGCCGGAAACCGATTTCGGGGCGTCTGACAGTGCGGAGTTTCGTACACTGGTACTGCTGATTGCCGAGTCATCACTTTGGATCAGCCTGGCAAACTGGGTTGTCTGGTTGGTTGGCGAGTCGAGACAATTCCCTGA containing:
- the tsaE gene encoding tRNA (adenosine(37)-N6)-threonylcarbamoyltransferase complex ATPase subunit type 1 TsaE; the encoded protein is MPSLTFNDVDLDRLRKLAGELVRLMPARLVIGLVGTLGAGKTTFTQSLAAAMGVDPEDVTSPTFTLLCSYDATIHTGPIRLHHLDAYRLVDEDEFLELGVEELFDADNTWVLIEWADRVESVLPPETLWIHIDIPASDDPIAPQRQITLTTQNDALAGPLAALADAMPSK
- a CDS encoding aminoglycoside phosphotransferase family protein — encoded protein: MIPAPLRKQLTEQRGVHQLTPMPPGLSGARVFRCDGDETLVLRCWPQGTAPNRVHEIHSVIATVASTFQLLPKYKPIDSRGWTYTVDASGLIWELATWMPGRPLTDDASLQLIGRGTRAIADLHQALTHVPSGALPSQFRTAPALAERLQRIAWLDEQLPRTLSANLDGRVHPSVAAALERARGVLQHKWPATATRLSAALAPLARRRWPLQYVVRDIHREHVLFSGGAVSGIIDFDALRIDTVAVDLARWAASFTHASRTLEDVIDRVLADYRAATPFPNRPAGSQGDTPSAAPGSVAKPDRIGQADRILGRPLGPETDFGASDSAEFRTLVLLIAESSLWISLANWVVWLVGESRQFPDLQLVSERLRRLIESVDG